The region CTTCAGTATGGACGACTCTTTCGGTATTCTCCAGTCTATCTGCGTATAGTAAGGTCCAATCAGTAGTTTTCCTTTCTCAACGAGTTTCTTAAGATCTTTTTCCACCTCCGGGTTTACCGTGAGAAGGTCTTTGATCACAGCGGTCTGACCATCCATCACATAGATGAAGTTCGGATTCTTTTCAGAGAGAGTTTTCACTTTGGAAAAGACCTCCCCCAGCCAGCGGGAGGTCACCTCCGATGTGGTAAACCATTCTCTGTCCCAGTGATTGTGAACAATCACCTTTGCTTTCATGAGAGTCTCTCTCCCGTCTCTGGATGGAAGAGACGTATCTTTCCAAGATCTATGAAGAATCCGATCTTTTCCCCACTTTTGAAATCAACGTCGCCGGGAATCTTTGCAACGATTTTTTCATCTCCAATGTTCAGGTGGAGTATCGTATCCGACATGAGCTTTTCAGCAAAGTATACTTCTCCCTCCAGTTTGATGGTGTTTGGTTTCTCCTCCAGATAAACGTTCTCGGGGCGAATACCGAAAACGACTTTTGCGATCTTTGGATCGGTCTCTACAGGAATCGATATACCATTTTTCTGGAGAAAGATCTTCGTTCCCTGGGATTTCACTTCCATCTCCAGGAAATTCATCTGCGGAGAGCCCACAAATCCTGCAACGAACATGTTCACAGGATGATGGTATATCTCGGAAGGTGTTCCCACCTGCTGGAGCCTTCCCTGATTCATCACAGCGATCCTGTCTCCCATCGTCATCGCTTCCGTCTGATCGTGAGTCACATAGATGGTGGTAACGCCGATCCTCTCCTGAAGTTTCTTCAACTCGCTTCTCATTTTCACACGAAGGAGTGCGTCCAGGTTGGAGAGGGGTTCATCCATCAAAAGTACTTCAGGTTCGTGAACGATTGCGCGGGCAACAGCAACCCTCTGTCTCTGACCACCTGAAAGCTGTGCAGGATACCTGTCGAGAAGTTCCGATATGTGAAGAAGATCCGCCGCCCAATTTACTTTTCTTTCGATCTCTTCTTTTGGAATTTTTTTGAGTTTGAGGGGGTATCCTATGTTGTCTCTAACCTTCATGTGGGGCCACACCGCGTAGCTCTGGAAAACCATTGAGATATTTCTATCCTTTGGTGCAAGATTCGTCACCTCATGGTCGTTGAAGAATATCCTTCCCGCTGTTACCTGCTCGAGTCCGGCTATACATCTCAAGAGAGTAGTCTTACCACAACCAGAGGGTCCCAGCAAGACGAGAAACTCTCCTTCGTTCACAGTGAGATCAATTCCGTCGAGTGCCTTCACGTTCCCAAAGTATTTTTTCACCCCTTCTATTCTCACCTGCGCCAATTTCTATCACCTCTCACTTTAAGGTGATGCCCCACATGCTCACAAGGTACTTCCTTATGAAGAATATAAAGACCATAGCAGGGATTGCCATTATCGTTCCCGCGGCGAACTTGAAATAGTCAGGTGATGCCATGGCGGTGTTCAATATATGCGCAGGAAGGGTTCTGTTCGTGAGCGTCAAAATTGAGGAAGCGAAAACTTCGTTCCAAGACATGATGAAGGCAAATATAGCAGAAGCAGCAAGTCCAGGAAGTGCAAGAGGAAGTGTGATCCTCACAAAGGCCTGGAATCTGCTCAGTCCAAAAACCATTCCTGCTTCTTCGTACTCAACGGAGATTCCAGAGAACACGCTGGAAGTGATGAGTACAACAAAGGGCAGTATCATTGAAGCATGCGCCAATGCCACACCAAGTGTGGTGTCCGCGAGATTGAGCCTCATATAGAGGACCACGAGAGGAACCGCAACCACGATGAGAGGAATCGATCTTGTCATGAGCATGGAGAGTCTGATGATGTTCTTTCCCGGAAAGATGTACCTTGTGAGAGCGTATCCAGCAGGAAGCCCTAAAAGGAACGAAATCCCTATCGAAACGAGAGCCACTTGGATGCTGACCAGTGTTGCCTTTCCACCTCCCAGTGTGACAAAGAGTTTGTAGAGGTGATCGAGGGTAAGACTACTTGGAAATATCCTGTGCGGATCGTAATAGTCCGATGAAGGTGTGAGTGAGGCGAGAACGATGAAGAACACTGGGGTTAAAAACCACAGAGATACGATCACAGATAGAAAAACGATGAAAAATCTCCTCATCATTGTGCCCCCTCCAAGTGTCTTGCTCTGAGGAATGTTATGTAGAACCAGCTAACGATGATCGTAACGAGGGCGATCACCAGGGCGTAAGCGCTAGCCATCCTCGGATCGTTCATAAAGGTGTACCAGTAGTAAGTTTCACCGGCCAGAACCGGGATGTCCCTTCCCGCAAGAAGCCAAACAACGCCAAATATTTGAAACGCAAAGAGAGTCCTCAAAAGGAGTGCTGACATAATGGATGGTTTGAGGAGAGGCAGAATGATTTTTGTGAATCTCTTCCACTTCGAGAAACCAAAAAGTTCTGCCGCTTCCAGATATTCTTTATTTATCGACTGGAGCCCTGCAAGAATGATGATGAACACAAGAGGAGTTGCCCTCCAAATTTCCGTCAAAGCGATTACCCAAAATTCTCTTGTTTTGAAGAGATAACCGAAGAAATACATGGGTCTCTCTATCAACCCCAAATTCATGAGAATTTTGTTGAGATAACCGTTCGGTGAAAAGATAGTGTAACTCATGAGGGCTGCTGTTATATCACTCAAAGCAAGCGGAATTGCTATGAAATAGAGTATTGTTGTATATCCTTTGAATTTTTTATTCACAAAAAGAGCAAGTCCTAAGGCGAGAACCAATTGAAGAGGAACGATTACTACCGTGAGAAGAAGAGTGTTTTTCAGACTGTTCCAGAATTCTCCACTCTCCATAAGCCTTTTGAAATTCCCAAATATACCCTCATCACTTGTGAAAGCAAGTCTGAACGTTTCAAGAAGTGGATATCCCATCAAAAGAAGAAGATAGAGAACAGCAGGCAGTATGAGGAGAAAAGGAATCCATTTTCCTCTCATAACACACCCCCGGAAAAGGGGTGGGGACCCCCACCCCGTGTTCTCAGAAGAGACTGGCGTCCGGTTCTGGTAGTTCCGCTCCCGTTTCTTTGAACATCTGTCTGATCCGCTCACCGAGCTCTTTCACTACCTTCGCTGGATCCTCACCCTGGAAGACGATCCTTGTGAACGCCATCCTGTAGGTCTCGGTGAACTCTCCGCTCTTTGGTCCCAGACTCGGTATGAAAGACACGATGGAATCCTTCGTGGCAGCCTGGTTTATCACACCTTCAGCGAGCACTTTGAGAGCACCTTCTGGCACTGCACCAACCGCTTCCTGGACGACGGGGAAGAATCCCACATTCTTCAGAATTTCAACCTGCATCTCCGGAGAAGTGAGATAGTCTATAACTTTCGCAGGCTCTTCGAAATCTGCTCCCTTAGGAATAGCAAGTCCCACAAGTACAATTATGTATCCTCTGCCCATCGGTCCCCTGGGAACAGGAGCAACAACAAAGTCATCTGGTTTTTCAACGATGGCAGGTTTGAGTCTTGCTGTATGGTCCCATGCAATCCACACTTCTTCTCTCAAGAGAGGATCTGCCATACCATCCCAAGTGGAACTCGCGGGATGAACATATTTGAAGAGTTCTTTCAGATAGTTCCACATCTCAACGGCTCTCACGCTGTCGAATTTCAGAGCCTGAGCTCCCGTGAAGGAAGGATAGATGTAACCGTGGAGGAACCTATGCCAGAGACCTTTTGGTCCGATTGGAAAACCAAGAAGAGGCTGGCCTGTTTTCTCGTAGATGTTCTTCGCCCACTCGAGCAGAGCTTCGTAGGTCCATTTCTCCGTTCCTTTGATCACGTCATCCTTGGACAGCCCACGCGGCAGATAATCGAACGCTTTTTTGTTGATGGCCATCACGTACGTTGCCTGAAGCCAGGGAACGAAAATCTTTTCACCGTTGACGTAGGCGAACTTCTCAAGAGTTTCAATGAAAGTCTTCCCCTCGAACTTGAGATCTTTGAGGTCACTCAGAAGTCCTTCGGATGCCATAATGTAAAGATTCCCCTGAAGATCTGCCACAAGATTCAACGTGTTCCTTCCCGCTCTGATTTCCGCCTGGAGTCTGCTGAAAAGCTGTGGATATTCAAAGTTGAGAAACTCCACATCAATGCCGGAAGACTTCGAAAATTCTGTGAGCTTGTTGAGCATGAACTCCCTTTCCGCCGCCGGTGTCATCTGTGTGGAAGCGAAGTTCACCTTACCGAATATGACACCCGCAACCACCAGAAGCACCATGAAAAACAACCACTTTCTCACCATGAACACCCCCTTGAAAAAGTTTTTCTCATATCACCGTTGTAAAGAAAATTTTCTACATATGGATGATAACAAAAAATTACCCCTCTGTCAAGGGGTGTTAACATACCGAAAAATGTCTGTTGTTTTCTTAGAAATACATCATCCTGTTGAATAAATCTTCTATATTTACCGACAACTCTGGCTCCTTTGCGATGAAAAACTCTATCAATCTTGCTCCTCCTTCATAAAATGTTGTTCTGCAGAAGGGTTTTTTAAGACCAGAATGGTTCTCGGTGAGGCCAAGTCTCTTTCTGATTCGATTTTCGATGTAACGCGCAAATCCTTCTTTCCACTCCTGCCATACCATATACTCGAAGTCCTTTTCACCCAGAGTATCCCTCAGCTGCCCGCGGCATCGATGAACACTAGCTGAATCGCCGTATTCCAGAGCCTTTAGGAATCGGGAGTAGGCCTTGCTGAAAACTTCATCTTCATAGGGAAAAGGATAAGCTAATTCCCACATGTAATCGCCCCTTCTCACCGCTTCTTGAGCTACTTTCAGTCTTTGTTTGAGTTTTAACTCGCAGATTTCCCACTGTTGACAGTGGATAAACTCATGGAAGACAGCGGTGTAGTCTTCGAGAGAATCGAAGACATCCGGTGTAACCACACAGGCAATTCTATTAGCGTAGAAATCGAGCGGAAAAGCTGCTCTTAAACTTTCCGGAATTTCCATTTTCGCAGGGAATTTCCGGACAAGAAAAAACCTTCTCTCTTCGGGATTGAATTCAAAAACAAAGAAGCTTCCATCTGTGACGATCGCTACTGGAAAGATCTTTTCAAGAAATGGATGAACGTTCTTTATTTCTTCACGAATTTCGATGATCTTTTGCAGATTCTTCTGATAATCCACTGGTTTCATTTCAAAATCACCTTACTTCCCACGTCTCTACGAGCTCAGACGGGATTTTGTCAATGAAGTTCTCCCCACTTCTCATGATGAATCTGTTTCCGCGATAAGGATACGAGGTGCCCGTGATCTGGTAAGAAATGTAGAGTTGCTCTTTTGCCCGTGTGATGGCCACGTAGAAGATCCTCTCTTCCTCGTCAAGGTTTCCTTCTGAGATCGCAAAGTAGTTTGGAAAGTCCCCCGGATTCACGGAGATGACGAAAACAACCCTCCACTCGAGACCTTTTGCTTGATGAACCGTGGTGAGAGTAACCTTCCCTTCCTTCTGAAAGACCTCTCTTTGAATTTCAACATCCTCCGTTACTGCAAGGTCGGTCAGAAACGTTTCAAGGCTCGTGTATCGGGAGGCGATCTCAATCAATCTTTCTATGTCCATCTCTCTTTCACGGAAGTCAGGATACCTCGCCTCAAGATATTCGGAATAAAACGATGTGAGGACGTGCTCTATCATCTCTCCGGGCATGCTGAGTTTTCTCAGGCGATCGAGTACTTCGATGAACCTGCTGTACTCACCAGAGAAGTTCACCTTTTTCAGTTCATCGAAGGGATCCAATTCCTCCTCCACGTATGCGCTCGCAAGATCTGCTATTTTGGATGCTGTCCTATCACCAATGCCATAAAAGAGCTTTGCGGCTCTCAACCAAGCGGATTTGTCCCTAGGATTCTGAACAATCCTCAGAAAAGAAAGAACATCCTTCACATGGGCACTTTCAGTGAACCTCGGTCCCGAAAGCACTCTGAAATCTATTCTGCTTCTTGCCAGTTCCATTTGAAGCTCCAGAGAATGCGAATGTGATCTGTAGAGTACCGCTATCTCTTCGGGTTTGAATCCCTCTTCGAAGAGCTCCAGAATTCTCTGAGAGATGAACCTTGCTTCCTCGTATCTATCCCACGTCTTAACAACAACTGGTTTCATACCGTCTTTCCTCACTGGTTTTAGTACCTTTGGAACGGACTTGGTTGGAAGCATTGCGTTTATGAACTTCACGATGCTTTCAGTGCTTCTGTAATTTGTCTGGATCTTGAAAATCTTCGTGCCCGGAACTTTGATGAAATCTTCCACGTTTTCGTACCTGGCTCCCCGGAAGGAGTAGATGCTCTGCGCGTCATCTCCTACCGCAAGGACGTTTTCGTGTCTAGAGGACAGGTGTTCGACCATCTTGTATTGGACGAAGTTCGTGTCCTGAAATTCATCCACCAGGATCCAGAAAAACCTCTCCGCTTCCCTATCACGTACTTCCCTGTGTTCCTCGAAGAGCTTGTAAACATAAAAAAGGAGGTCTTCGTAATCTACCACATTTTGAGAACGTTTTTCCTGCTCGTAAAGTTCAAAGATCTCTCCTATCTCCTCTTTGAAGTCCAGAAATTTTGGGTTCTTCACTACGATACTTTCCCTCAAGGATTTGAGAGTGTTTCTCATGTAGGAGTATATGGCCATCAAGACGGAAGGTTGAGGAAAGTGTCTTCTTTCTTCTTTTCCCTTTCTTTCCAAGAACTTGCTTCTTGCGTGTCTCATGAGACTCTCTGCATCTTCTCTGTCCAGAATAGAATAATTTCTCTCCAGCCCAACGTACGGTGCGTATTTTCTCAAAAAATGATTACACACGTGGTGAAACGTTCCAGCGAGCATCTCGGAAAGTTCTCTTCCTGTCACTGCCCTGGCTCGTTCGACCATCTCTCTCGCGGCGGCTCTTGTGAATGTGACCAAAAGAATCCTGGAAGGGTCCACACCGTTCGCCAGAAGGTAAGCTATCTTGTAAGTGATGACACGTGTCTTCCCAGATCCCGGTCCTGCTATCACGATACTTCTTCCTTCCGATTCAACAACTGCTCTTTTCTGTTCTTCGTCGAGATCTTCTAGAAACGAAAGATTCACTTCTCTTGGCCTTATCCTGTACTCTTTCATCTCTTCACCTCACCAGAGATGAAGCCGGGCTGGAAAGAGATGGGCTATGAACATACCTAGGCCTAATCCTGCAAGTGCTTCAAGAAAGCTGTGTCCAAGATCCTTTTTCACCGCTGGTCTCAAGACGATGGCATCCATGAATATGATCACAAGGAATATAGAGGCAATCGATGTGTAGGGAGAGTCGAACCCTGTGCTCCGGGCAAGCGACCACGCAAGACCTGACACGGTGGCAACGTGTCCACTGGGCATACCTCCGTAGCTCTTTAACATCTTCACGTCTCTTTTGATCAGAAACTTTATGAACTGCGCCACCAGAAATGAGACAACCGCCGTTGTGAACGGCGTGCTTCGAAAGATTTTCCAGATATCAAGCACGGAATAGGAAATGGATCACATCCCCCTCTCTTACGATGTAATCTTTCCCGTGCGTCTCCACAGCGCCGGCTTCACGAGCTTTCTTGAGGGATCCATATTCGAGGTATCTCTCGAAGGGAATGACTTCGACTTTTATAAAACCTCTCTGCATGTCTGTGTGTATCAACCCAGCCGCTTCGTAAGCGGTGGAACCTTTCTTCATGGTCCAACTCCTCGCTTCGTTTTGTGTAGCGGTGAGAAATCTCACAAGATCGAGCAATCTCAGGACCTTTTCGAAAAACTCCTTCTTCTTATCACCCGAAAGGTTGTACTCAGCTCTGAAGAGTTCTGCTTCATCCTCCGGGAGCGCTTTTAACTCTTCCTCGAGCTTCACGTTTATTATAATGTATTCCTCACCTTTTTCCTCAATTGTACTTTCTATTAGCTTTTTTCTTTCATCACTCAGCTCGTCAACGTTGAAGACGAAGATCTGGGGCTTGTCGGTCAGGAGAAAAAGGGAGCGTATCACGTTTTCTTCGAATTCGTCACGCCTCGGAAACCTCGACGCCCTCTTTCCCTGAGAGAGAAATTCCTGGAGAGCTTGCAGGAGCTTTACCTCTCTTCTAGCATCCCTGTCACCGGCCCGAGCTATCTTCACTCTCTTTTCAAGACGTTTTTGAACGGTCTCCAGATCCTTCAGTATGAGTTCGGTCTCCACTATTTCTATGTCCCTTTTCGGGTCCACACTTTGATAGGGATGAGAGACCATTTTACTCTCGAATACCCGTACTACGTGTGCTATGACATCCACTTTGCTTATGTGGTCGAGGAACTGGTTTCCCAGCCCTTCTCCTTTGCTGGCCCCCTTGACAAGGCCGGCTATGTCAACGATCTCCACGAAAGGGTGTACTACTTTTCTGGAACCCTCGTTCCTCGCGAGGATCTCCACCCGTTCATCACGAACCCCGAGGATTCCCACGTTCGGTTCTATGGTACAGAAAGGAAAGCTTTCTGCCGGAACATTGTTGTCGGTCAAAAAGTTGAAAAGCGAAGACTTTCCGGCGTTTGGAAGCCCTACTATTCCCACCCTCTCCAAAATATCACCTCAATATTCCTCTTCTTCGTCATAGAAGTCTTCATCTTCTTCATCGTAGAAATCTTCCTCGTTGAAAAGATCGTATTCTTCTTCCTCTTCTTCAAACTCATCCTCGTATTCGTCCTCTCTTTCTGTTCTCCGGTCAGCACCTGCCTGATGAATGGAAAGAGGCTTTCTTGGATCGAGGAAGCCATCGAAGATCTTTCTTTCTTTTCCGTTGACCACGAGGTAGCCTTCTGCCTTTGCAGGTTTTCCGTATGCGTTTATCACCATCGAAATGAGCTCTTCGTCGATGTCGTTGCCAGGTTTGGTGGCGATCACCAGAGCGTTATCGTAATACAGCTCGTCTCCAGTCCTCTCCACGTGTCTCTGAATCTTGCTGTTTTGAAGAATAGACTGTGCAGACGCCTCATCGATGTGTACCCTCAAGATGTACCTGAAGTCCACGATCTCCACTCCCCTGCAAAATTTTTTTACGCTTTTCGAATTATACAGTAGGAGTATTAAAAGTCAAGGGGAATGGTTGTTAAACGATTGTCCAGTCTGGAACCCTATGTTATAATAACAGAGAACACGGGGAGTAGCTCAGACGGCCAGAGCGCCAGAATCGGGATCTGGAGGTCGCGGGTTCAAGTCCCGCCTCCCCGACCAGAAGCGGGAGCCTTGCTCCCGTTTTTCTGTTTTTTTCAAAGAGTTTACTTCCCATGTAATTTCCATTCATGATGTGAGTATAGAATCTTCAAAAAGGGCGGGGAGGCGAGTGTGTGCATTACGAAGGTAAGACAAAAATTGTTAAGATCGCTGGAGATCACGCCCTCATTGAGTTCAAAGACGATATAACAGCTGGCGACGGATTGAAGCACGACGTGATGATCAACAAAGGTTCTATCTGCGCAGAAACAACAGCGATTCTCATGAAATACCTCTCCCAAAAAGGCATCAGAACCCACCTCATCGAATACATCCCTCCACGGACTCTGAAAGCCATTCCTCTTAAGATGTTCCCCCTTGAAGTGGTTGTGAGACTGAAGAGAGCAGGTTCTTTTGTAAGAAGATACGGAGGAGTTGAAGGAGAAGATCTACCAGTTCCCCTCGTTGAATTCTTCATAAAGGACGATGAAAGACACGATCCAATGGTGTGTGTGGACCATCTGGAAATTTTGGGAATAGCAACGAAAGATCAGGCAGAGAAGATGAAGAAGACAGCCGTGAAGGCCACGCTGAGTCTGAAGGAGTTCTTCGAAAAATCAGGATTCGAGCTCTGGGACATAAAATACGAGTTCGGACTCGATAAAAACGGTGAGGTTGTTTTAGGCGATGAGATCTCACCCGATACCTTCAGACTGAGAAAAAAGGGTGAAATCTTCGACAAAGACGTGTACAGAAGAAACCTTGGTGATCCCATGAAAAAGTACAGGGAGGTGCTTGAACTTTGCCGATCTTTAAGTTCGCAGTAGATGTCCAGTACAGAAGCAACGTCAGAGATCCACGTGGAGAGACGATTGAACGTGTTTTGAGAGAAGAAAAGAACCTGCCCGTGAAGAGGCTGAGACTGGGAAAATCCATTCATCTGGAGGTGGAGGCAGAAAATAGGAAGAAGGCTTTCGAGATCGTGAAAAAAGCATGTGAAGATCTCCTGGTGAATCCCGTCGTTGAAGAGTATGAGGTGAGAGAGCTGTGAGACCGAAGGCGTGTGTTGTGGTCTATCCGGGTTCCAACTGCGACAGGGACGCTTACCACGCCCTCGAAATAAACGGATTCGAACCCAGGTTTGTAGGGTTGAATGACAGACTCGGCGATTATGAGCTGATCATCCTTCCTGGTGGCTTTTCTTACGGAGACTATTTGCGTCCCGGCGCGGTTGCTGCAAGAGAGAAGATCGCCTCCGAGATCAGGAAAGCAGCGGAAAGAGGAAAGTTGATAATGGGAATCTGCAACGGTTTTCAAATCCTCATAGAAATGGGCTTGCTCAAAGGGGCCCTTCTTCAGAACTCCTCAGGGAAGTTTATCTGTAAGTGGGTTGATCTTGTCGTTGAGGATGTGAACTCTCCTTTCACAAACGCCTTCACCCCTGGTGAGAGGATCAGAATACCAATCGCCCATGGGTTTGGAAGGTATGTGAAGATAGACGAGGTGAACGTGGCACTTCGTTACATTGAAGACGTGAATGGATCCGATGAGAAAATCGCGGGGATTTTTAACGAAGAGAAAAACATCTTTGGGCTGATGCCTCACCCTGAGAGAGCCGTTGAGAATATCCTCGGTGGAGAAGACGGTGCGAAGGTCTTTCAGTCCATCCTCAACTATCTGAAGAGGTGATGAGGTTGAGATATCTGAACGTTTTGAAAAAAAAGCTTGGAAGGGAACCCACCTTCGTCGAGCTTCAAGCGTTCTCCGTCATGTGGAGCGAGCACTGTGGATACTCCCACACGAAAAGATACATCAAAAGACTCCCAAAAACCGGTTTCGAAGGGAACGCGGGTGTTGTGAACCTTGACGATTACTATTCAATTGCCTTCAAGATAGAGAGTCACAACCATCCCAGTGCGATCGAGCCTTACAACGGAGCTGCAACAGGAGTAGGAGGTATTATCAGAGATGTCCTCGCAATGGGTGCACGCCCCACAGCGATATTTGATTCGCTTCACATGCCACGGATCATAGATGGCATCATCGAGGGAATAGCGGACTATGGAAACTCCATAGGTGTTCCAACGGTGGGAGGAGAGCTCAGGATCTCTTCTCTGTATGAACACAACCCGCTTGTTAACGTACTCGCCGCAGGAGTCGTGAGAAACGACATGCTAGTGGACTCGAAGGCAACCAAGCCAGGTCAGGTCATTGTCGTTTTTGGAGGTGCCACGGGAAGAGACGGAATACACGGGGCTTCTTTTGCTTCAGAAGATCTCACCGGCGAGAAGGCAACAAAACTTTCGATACAGGTTGGGGACCCCTTCGCCGAGAAGATGCTCATA is a window of Thermotoga sp. DNA encoding:
- a CDS encoding ABC transporter ATP-binding protein, giving the protein MAQVRIEGVKKYFGNVKALDGIDLTVNEGEFLVLLGPSGCGKTTLLRCIAGLEQVTAGRIFFNDHEVTNLAPKDRNISMVFQSYAVWPHMKVRDNIGYPLKLKKIPKEEIERKVNWAADLLHISELLDRYPAQLSGGQRQRVAVARAIVHEPEVLLMDEPLSNLDALLRVKMRSELKKLQERIGVTTIYVTHDQTEAMTMGDRIAVMNQGRLQQVGTPSEIYHHPVNMFVAGFVGSPQMNFLEMEVKSQGTKIFLQKNGISIPVETDPKIAKVVFGIRPENVYLEEKPNTIKLEGEVYFAEKLMSDTILHLNIGDEKIVAKIPGDVDFKSGEKIGFFIDLGKIRLFHPETGERLS
- a CDS encoding phosphoribosylaminoimidazolesuccinocarboxamide synthase, which gives rise to MHYEGKTKIVKIAGDHALIEFKDDITAGDGLKHDVMINKGSICAETTAILMKYLSQKGIRTHLIEYIPPRTLKAIPLKMFPLEVVVRLKRAGSFVRRYGGVEGEDLPVPLVEFFIKDDERHDPMVCVDHLEILGIATKDQAEKMKKTAVKATLSLKEFFEKSGFELWDIKYEFGLDKNGEVVLGDEISPDTFRLRKKGEIFDKDVYRRNLGDPMKKYREVLELCRSLSSQ
- a CDS encoding carbohydrate ABC transporter permease gives rise to the protein MRGKWIPFLLILPAVLYLLLLMGYPLLETFRLAFTSDEGIFGNFKRLMESGEFWNSLKNTLLLTVVIVPLQLVLALGLALFVNKKFKGYTTILYFIAIPLALSDITAALMSYTIFSPNGYLNKILMNLGLIERPMYFFGYLFKTREFWVIALTEIWRATPLVFIIILAGLQSINKEYLEAAELFGFSKWKRFTKIILPLLKPSIMSALLLRTLFAFQIFGVVWLLAGRDIPVLAGETYYWYTFMNDPRMASAYALVIALVTIIVSWFYITFLRARHLEGAQ
- the purQ gene encoding phosphoribosylformylglycinamidine synthase subunit PurQ, giving the protein MRPKACVVVYPGSNCDRDAYHALEINGFEPRFVGLNDRLGDYELIILPGGFSYGDYLRPGAVAAREKIASEIRKAAERGKLIMGICNGFQILIEMGLLKGALLQNSSGKFICKWVDLVVEDVNSPFTNAFTPGERIRIPIAHGFGRYVKIDEVNVALRYIEDVNGSDEKIAGIFNEEKNIFGLMPHPERAVENILGGEDGAKVFQSILNYLKR
- a CDS encoding ABC transporter substrate-binding protein: MRKWLFFMVLLVVAGVIFGKVNFASTQMTPAAEREFMLNKLTEFSKSSGIDVEFLNFEYPQLFSRLQAEIRAGRNTLNLVADLQGNLYIMASEGLLSDLKDLKFEGKTFIETLEKFAYVNGEKIFVPWLQATYVMAINKKAFDYLPRGLSKDDVIKGTEKWTYEALLEWAKNIYEKTGQPLLGFPIGPKGLWHRFLHGYIYPSFTGAQALKFDSVRAVEMWNYLKELFKYVHPASSTWDGMADPLLREEVWIAWDHTARLKPAIVEKPDDFVVAPVPRGPMGRGYIIVLVGLAIPKGADFEEPAKVIDYLTSPEMQVEILKNVGFFPVVQEAVGAVPEGALKVLAEGVINQAATKDSIVSFIPSLGPKSGEFTETYRMAFTRIVFQGEDPAKVVKELGERIRQMFKETGAELPEPDASLF
- a CDS encoding carbohydrate ABC transporter permease: MMRRFFIVFLSVIVSLWFLTPVFFIVLASLTPSSDYYDPHRIFPSSLTLDHLYKLFVTLGGGKATLVSIQVALVSIGISFLLGLPAGYALTRYIFPGKNIIRLSMLMTRSIPLIVVAVPLVVLYMRLNLADTTLGVALAHASMILPFVVLITSSVFSGISVEYEEAGMVFGLSRFQAFVRITLPLALPGLAASAIFAFIMSWNEVFASSILTLTNRTLPAHILNTAMASPDYFKFAAGTIMAIPAMVFIFFIRKYLVSMWGITLK
- a CDS encoding divergent PAP2 family protein; this encodes MLDIWKIFRSTPFTTAVVSFLVAQFIKFLIKRDVKMLKSYGGMPSGHVATVSGLAWSLARSTGFDSPYTSIASIFLVIIFMDAIVLRPAVKKDLGHSFLEALAGLGLGMFIAHLFPARLHLW
- a CDS encoding ATP-dependent helicase is translated as MKEYRIRPREVNLSFLEDLDEEQKRAVVESEGRSIVIAGPGSGKTRVITYKIAYLLANGVDPSRILLVTFTRAAAREMVERARAVTGRELSEMLAGTFHHVCNHFLRKYAPYVGLERNYSILDREDAESLMRHARSKFLERKGKEERRHFPQPSVLMAIYSYMRNTLKSLRESIVVKNPKFLDFKEEIGEIFELYEQEKRSQNVVDYEDLLFYVYKLFEEHREVRDREAERFFWILVDEFQDTNFVQYKMVEHLSSRHENVLAVGDDAQSIYSFRGARYENVEDFIKVPGTKIFKIQTNYRSTESIVKFINAMLPTKSVPKVLKPVRKDGMKPVVVKTWDRYEEARFISQRILELFEEGFKPEEIAVLYRSHSHSLELQMELARSRIDFRVLSGPRFTESAHVKDVLSFLRIVQNPRDKSAWLRAAKLFYGIGDRTASKIADLASAYVEEELDPFDELKKVNFSGEYSRFIEVLDRLRKLSMPGEMIEHVLTSFYSEYLEARYPDFREREMDIERLIEIASRYTSLETFLTDLAVTEDVEIQREVFQKEGKVTLTTVHQAKGLEWRVVFVISVNPGDFPNYFAISEGNLDEEERIFYVAITRAKEQLYISYQITGTSYPYRGNRFIMRSGENFIDKIPSELVETWEVR
- the ychF gene encoding redox-regulated ATPase YchF, whose translation is MERVGIVGLPNAGKSSLFNFLTDNNVPAESFPFCTIEPNVGILGVRDERVEILARNEGSRKVVHPFVEIVDIAGLVKGASKGEGLGNQFLDHISKVDVIAHVVRVFESKMVSHPYQSVDPKRDIEIVETELILKDLETVQKRLEKRVKIARAGDRDARREVKLLQALQEFLSQGKRASRFPRRDEFEENVIRSLFLLTDKPQIFVFNVDELSDERKKLIESTIEEKGEEYIIINVKLEEELKALPEDEAELFRAEYNLSGDKKKEFFEKVLRLLDLVRFLTATQNEARSWTMKKGSTAYEAAGLIHTDMQRGFIKVEVIPFERYLEYGSLKKAREAGAVETHGKDYIVREGDVIHFLFRA
- the purS gene encoding phosphoribosylformylglycinamidine synthase subunit PurS, with product MPIFKFAVDVQYRSNVRDPRGETIERVLREEKNLPVKRLRLGKSIHLEVEAENRKKAFEIVKKACEDLLVNPVVEEYEVREL